One genomic region from Doryrhamphus excisus isolate RoL2022-K1 chromosome 14, RoL_Dexc_1.0, whole genome shotgun sequence encodes:
- the rpl11 gene encoding 60S ribosomal protein L11 isoform X1 has translation MAEQGEKKENPMRELRIRKLCLNICVGESGDRLTRAAKVLEQLTGQTPVFSKARYTVRSFGIRRNEKIAVHCTVRGAKAEEILEKGLKVREYELRKNNFSDTGNFGFGIQEHIDLGIKYDPSIGIYGLDFYVVKQSYISHVVLVEPHGSFHELLTFRPWSVQVLGRPGFSIADKKRKRGRIGFRHRIRKEESMRWFQQKYDGIILPGK, from the exons ATGGCG GAACAGGGTGAGAAGAAGGAGAACCCCATGAGAGAGCTGCGCATCCGCAAGCTCTGCCTGAACATCTGCGTGGGGGAGAGCGGCGACAGGCTGACCCGAGCTGCCAAAGTGCTGGAGCAGCTCACAGGACAGACCCCCGTCTTCTCCAAGG CCCGCTATACTGTGAGATCATTCGGCATCCGTAGAAATGAAAAGATTGCTGTCCACTGCACCGTCCGTGGTGCTAAAGCTGAGGAGATCCTAGAGAAAGGACTCAAG GTGCGCGAGTACGAGCTGAGAAAGAACAACTTTTCCGATACTGGAAACTTCGGCTTTGGCATCCAGGAGCACATTGATCTGGGCATCAAGTACGACCCCAGCATTGGCATCTACGGATTGGACTTTTACGTGGTAAAGCAGTCTTACATCTCACACGTTGTTCTTGTGGAGCCGCACGGTTCATTTCATGAG CTTCTCACGTTCCGTCCATGGTCTGTTCAGGTTCTGGGCCGGCCCGGCTTCAGCATTGCCGACAAGAAGCGGAAACGAGGCCGCATCGGGTTCAGACACCGCATCCGCAAAGAGGAGTCCATGCGCTGGTTCCAGCAGAAA TACGATGGTATCATCCTCCCTGGCAAGTAA
- the klhl43 gene encoding kelch-like protein 31 translates to MAPKKKTPRQRKVTSQAASQVTTESPPVPLKVEHRGNGVVVVESAAKKIEQMAALDIAQLNSLNLPLPPPVLKPGERGLGLGSELTRPLHGNALLEELSKMRQEKFLTDLELGCKTKSFDVHKLVISSISQYFREILAKDPDMKRLELPSLSPLGLANVITFAYLGRVHMSLYTIGCTVSAAATLQIPQLLKMCVDFLLAELNVQTCVYVWNIAGAYGLPSVCDAARRFVLDNFVQFAETPLFTQLTLEQICAFLQDDSLVLPSEVAAFQLAMKWLDFDATRQSHAAALLSHVRLETIPACELVSQIQPVPRMMLDPQCHRLLVDAMNYHLLPHQQNTLQSRRTQVRASYQTLLTVGGRPSLTERALSREVLWRDPREGGAAWRHLTQLPAKSFNQCVAVMDGFLYVAGGEDQNDARNQAKHAVSTLSRYDPRFNTWLHLASMRQRRTHFSLTASRGRLFAIGGRNVEGLLATTESYLPSSNSWQMRAPMEVPRCCHASATLPSGDLLVSGGYINCAYSRSVACYSVESDTWAEKPSMETPRGWHCSATLSGKVYVVGGSQLGPGGERVDVLTVEVFSPEGEGAWSRAAPLSLGVSTAGLSPLADKLYLLGGWNEAEKRYKSAVQTYNPTTDSWSWAEDLPEPTVGVSCCTLSLPPRHAPRRQQHRNTPGHEEHQQAGKNRSRENSVAPAQSITA, encoded by the exons ATGGCCCCCAAGAAGAAGACCCCCCGGCAGAGAAAGGTCACGTCTCAAGCCGCCAGCCAGGTCACCACGGAGAGCCCCCCCGTCCCCCTGAAGGTGGAGCACCGTGGCAAcggcgtggtggtggtggagagtGCGGCTAAGAAGATCGAGCAGATGGCTGCGCTGGACATCGCGCAGCTAAACAGCCTCAACCTGCCCCTGCCGCCACCCGTCCTCAAGCCCGGCGAGAGAGGTCTGGGTCTGGGCAGCGAGCTGACACGGCCTCTGCACGGCAACGCTCTGCTGGAGGAGCTCAGCAAGATGCGGCAGGAGAA GTTCTTGACTGATCTGGAGCTGGGCTGCAAGACTAAGTCCTTTGACGTCCACAAGCTGGTCATCTCCTCCATCAGTCAATATTTCCGGGAGATCCTGGCCAAAGATCCTGACATGAAGCGGCTGGAGCTCCCGTCCCTCTCACCTCTCG GTCTGGCCAACGTGATCACCTTCGCCTACCTGGGCCGCGTGCACATGTCGCTCTACACCATCGGATGCACCGTGTCGGCCGCCGCCACGCTGCAGATCCCCCAACTCCTGAAGATGTGCGTGGACTTCCTGCTGGCCGAGCTCAACGTGCAGACGTGCGTGTACGTCTGGAACATCGCTGGCGCCTACGGCCTGCCGTCCGTGTGCGACGCCGCCCGCCGCTTCGTGTTAGACAACTTTGTGCAGTTCGCAGAGACGCCGCTGTTCACCCAGCTGACCCTGGAGCAGATCTGCGCCTTCCTGCAGGACGACTCGTTGGTGCTGCCCTCGGAGGTCGCGGCCTTCCAG CTGGCCATGAAGTGGCTGGACTTTGACGCCACCCGCCAGTCTCATGCCGCCGCCCTCCTCTCCCACGTGCGCTTGGAGACCATCCCGGCCTGTGAGTTGGTGAGCCAGATCCAGCCTGTGCCACGCATGATGCTGGACCCGCAGTGCCACCGCCTTTTGGTGGACGCCATGAACTACCACCTGCTGCCCCACCAGCAGAACACGCTGCAGTCCCGCCGCACGCAGGTCCGCGCCAGCTACCAGACCTTGCTCACTGTTGGCGGCCGGCCCTCGCTCACCGAACGCGCCCTCAGTCGCGAG GTGCTGTGGCGGGACCCCCGTGAGGGTGGAGCGGCCTGGCGCCACCTGACCCAGCTGCCAGCGAAGAGCTTCAATCAGTGCGTGGCGGTGATGGACGGCTTTCTGTATGTGGCGGGCGGCGAGGACCAGAACGACGCTCGTAACCAGGCCAAGCACGCCGTCAGCACCCTCAGCAG GTACGACCCCCGCTTCAACACCTGGCTCCACCTGGCTAGCATGCGTCAACGCCGCACACATTTCTCACTGacagccagcagggggcgcctgTTTGCCATCGGGGGCCGAAATGTAGAGGGCCTCCTGGCCACCACCGAAAGCTACCTGCCCTCCTCCAACAGCTGGCAGATGCGTGCCCCTATGGAGGTGCCGCGCTGCTGCCATGCCAGCGCCACCCTCCCCTCTGGAGACCTCCTGGTGAGCGGCGGCTACATCAACTGCGCCTACTCCCGCTCTGTGGCATGTTACAGCGTGGAGAGCGACACCTGGGCGGAGAAGCCCTCCATGGAGACGCCCCGCGGCTGGCACTGCTCTGCCACGCTGAGCGGGAAAGTGTATGTGGTGGGGGGGAGCCAGCTGGGGCCCGGTGGGGAGAGGGTGGATGTGCTTACCGTGGAGGTCTTCTCCCCGGAGGGTGAGGGCGCGTGGAGCCGGGCTGCCCCGCTATCGCTGGGCGTGAGCACGGCGGGGCTGTCGCCGCTAGCCGACAAGCTGTACCTGTTGGGGGGGTGGAACGAGGCGGAGAAGCGCTACAAGTCCGCCGTCCAGACCTACAATCCGACCACTGACAGCTGGTCCTGGGCGGAAGACCTGCCTGAGCCCACAGTAGGCGTGTCCTGTTGCACGCTGTCACTGCCGCCTCGCCACGCCCCACGCCGCCAGCAGCACCGCAACACACCGGGCCATGAGGAGCACCAGCAGGCTGGGAAGAACCGGAGCAGAGAGAACAGTGTGGCCCCGGCCCAAAGCATCACGGCTTAG
- the rpl11 gene encoding 60S ribosomal protein L11 isoform X2, with amino-acid sequence METPERPYYSQWLTYGYEQGEKKENPMRELRIRKLCLNICVGESGDRLTRAAKVLEQLTGQTPVFSKARYTVRSFGIRRNEKIAVHCTVRGAKAEEILEKGLKVREYELRKNNFSDTGNFGFGIQEHIDLGIKYDPSIGIYGLDFYVVLGRPGFSIADKKRKRGRIGFRHRIRKEESMRWFQQKYDGIILPGK; translated from the exons ATGGAGACCCCCGAACGGCCGTATTACTCACAGTGGCTCACATATGGTTAC GAACAGGGTGAGAAGAAGGAGAACCCCATGAGAGAGCTGCGCATCCGCAAGCTCTGCCTGAACATCTGCGTGGGGGAGAGCGGCGACAGGCTGACCCGAGCTGCCAAAGTGCTGGAGCAGCTCACAGGACAGACCCCCGTCTTCTCCAAGG CCCGCTATACTGTGAGATCATTCGGCATCCGTAGAAATGAAAAGATTGCTGTCCACTGCACCGTCCGTGGTGCTAAAGCTGAGGAGATCCTAGAGAAAGGACTCAAG GTGCGCGAGTACGAGCTGAGAAAGAACAACTTTTCCGATACTGGAAACTTCGGCTTTGGCATCCAGGAGCACATTGATCTGGGCATCAAGTACGACCCCAGCATTGGCATCTACGGATTGGACTTTTACGTG GTTCTGGGCCGGCCCGGCTTCAGCATTGCCGACAAGAAGCGGAAACGAGGCCGCATCGGGTTCAGACACCGCATCCGCAAAGAGGAGTCCATGCGCTGGTTCCAGCAGAAA TACGATGGTATCATCCTCCCTGGCAAGTAA
- the LOC131101350 gene encoding elongation factor 1-alpha-like, which yields MSSSQVPHTVRSKSNLRLVPYKRCRPVMLALFVWIWEQPPWCLLCLLSLKMPKEKIHINIVVIGHVDSGKSTTTGHLIYKCGGIDKRAIEKFEKEAAEMGKGSFKYAWVLDKLKAERERGITIDIALWKFETTKYYVTIIDAPGHRDFIKNMITGTSQADCAVLIVTAGVGEFEAGISKNGQTREHALLAYTLGVKQLIVAVNKMDSSEPPYSQKRFEEITKEVSTYIKKIGYNPNAVAFVPISGWHGDNMLETSDKMSWFKGWKIERKEGNASGTTLFEALDAILPPSRPLDKPLRLPLQDVYKIGGIGTVPVGRVETGVLKPGMVVTFAPPNLTTEVKSVEMHHESLSEALPGDNVGFNVKNVSVKEIRRGNVAGDSKNDPPKAADNFNAQVIVLNHPGQINAGYAPVLDCHTAHIACKFSELIEKIDRRSGKTLEENPKFIKSGDASIVKMIPAKPMVVEAFSNYPPLGRFAVRDMKQTVAVGVIKSVVAKDTGSGKVTKAAQKAHKK from the exons ATGTCCAGTTCTCAGGTGCCTCACACAGTAAGATCCAAGTCCAACCTCCGGCTGGTACCATATAAAAGGTGTAGACCGGTCATGCTTGCTCTCTTTGTCTGGATCTGGGAACAACCTCCTTGGTGCCTGCTTTGCCTGTTG TCGCTCAAAATGCCTAAGGAGAAAATCCACATCAACATCGTGGTCATCGGCCATGTTGATTCCGGCAAGTCCACCACCACCGGGCACCTTATCTACAAGTGCGGCGGCATCGACAAGAGAGCCATCGAGAAGTTCGAGAAGGAAGCCGCTGAG ATGGGCAAGGGCTCCTTCAAGTACGCCTGGGTGCTGGACAAACTGAAGGCTGAGCGTGAGCGTGGTATCACCATTGACATCGCTCTGTGGAAGTTTGAGACCACCAAGTACTACGTGACCATCATTGATGCTCCTGGACACAGGGACTTCATCAAGAACATGATCACCGGCACTTCTCAG GCCGACTGCGCCGTGCTGATCGTCACCGCCGGTGTCGGTGAGTTTGAGGCCGGCATCTCCAAGAACGGACAGACCCGTGAGCACGCCCTGCTGGCCTACACCCTCGGCGTGAAGCAGCTCATCGTTGCTGTCAACAAGATGGACTCCTCTGAGCCCCCCTACAGCCAGAAGCGTTTTGAGGAAATCACCAAGGAGGTCAGCACCTACATCAAGAAGATCGGATACAACCCCAACGCTGTTGCCTTCGTCCCCATCTCTGGGTGGCATGGAGACAACATGCTGGAGACCAGTGACAAG ATGAGCTGGTTCAAGGGATGGAAGATTGAGCGCAAGGAGGGCAACGCCAGTGGAACCACCCTGTTTGAGGCTCTGGATGCCATCCTTCCTCCTTCTCGTCCCCTCGACAAGCCCCTTCGTCTGCCTCTGCAGGATGTCTACAAAATTGGAG GTATCGGAACAGTCCCCGTCGGCCGTGTGGAGACTGGTGTGCTGAAGCCCGGCATGGTGGTCACCTTCGCTCCCCCCAACCTGACCACTGAGGTCAAGTCTGTGGAGATGCACCACGAGTCTCTGTCCGAGGCTTTGCCAGGCGACAACGTGGGCTTCAACGTGAAGAACGTTTCCGTCAAGGAGATCCGTCGTGGTAATGTCGCTGGTGACAGCAAGAACGACCCGCCCAAGGCTGCTGATAACTTCAACGCTCAG GTCATCGTCCTGAACCACCCTGGTCAGATCAACGCAGGCTACGCCCCCGTGCTGGACTGCCACACAGCTCACATTGCCTGCAAGTTCTCAGAGCTCATTGAGAAGATCGACCGCCGTTCTGGCAAGACGCTTGAGGAGAACCCCAAGTTTATCAAGTCTGGAGACGCCAGCATTGTCAAAATGATTCCCGCCAAGCCCATGGTGGTGGAGGCCTTCTCTAATTACCCTCCCCTTG GTCGCTTTGCTGTGCGCGACATGAAGCAGACGGTAGCTGTGGGCGTCATCAAGTCTGTGGTGGCCAAGGATACGGGAAGTGGTAAGGTGACCAAGGCTGCACAGAAGGCACATAAGAAATGA
- the LOC131101849 gene encoding elongation factor 1-alpha-like, which produces MPKEKIHINIVVIGHVDSGKSTTTGHLIYKCGGIDKRAIEKFEKEAAEMGKGSFKYAWVLDKLKAERERGITIDIALWKFETSKYYVTIIDAPGHRDFIKNMITGTSQADCAVLIVTAGVGEFEAGISKNGQTREHALLAYTLGVKQLIVAVNKMDSTEPPYSQKRFEEITKEVSTYIKKIGYNPNAVAFVPISGWHGDNMLETSDKMSWFKGWKIERKEGNASGTTLFEALDAILPPSRPLDKPLRLPLQDVYKIGGIGTVPVGRVETGVLKPGMVVTFAPPNLTTEVKSVEMHHESLSEALPGDNVGFNVKNVSVKEIRRGNVAGDSKNDPPKAADNFNAQVIVLNHPGQINAGYAPVLDCHTAHIACKFSELLEKIDRRSGKTLEENPKFIKSGDASIVKMIPAKPMVVEAFSNYPPLGRFAVRDMKQTVAVGVIKSVVAKDTGSGKVTKAAQKAQKK; this is translated from the exons ATGCCTAAGGAGAAAATCCACATCAACATCGTGGTCATCGGCCATGTTGATTCCGGCAAGTCCACCACCACCGGACACCTTATCTACAAGTGCGGCGGCATCGACAAGAGAGCCATCGAGAAGTTCGAGAAGGAAGCCGCTGAG ATGGGCAAGGGCTCCTTCAAGTACGCCTGGGTGCTGGACAAACTGAAGGCTGAGCGCGAGCGTGGTATCACCATTGACATCGCTCTGTGGAAGTTTGAGACCAGCAAGTACTACGTGACCATCATTGATGCTCCTGGACACAGGGACTTCATCAAGAACATGATCACCGGCACTTCTCAG GCCGACTGCGCCGTGCTGATCGTCACCGCCGGTGTCGGTGAGTTTGAGGCCGGCATCTCCAAGAACGGCCAGACCCGTGAGCACGCCCTGCTGGCCTACACCCTCGGTGTGAAGCAGCTCATCGTTGCTGTCAACAAGATGGACTCCACTGAGCCCCCCTACAGCCAGAAGCGTTTTGAGGAAATCACCAAGGAGGTCAGCACCTACATCAAGAAGATCGGATACAACCCCAACGCTGTTGCCTTCGTCCCCATCTCTGGGTGGCATGGAGACAACATGCTGGAGACCAGTGACAAG ATGAGCTGGTTCAAGGGATGGAAGATTGAGCGCAAGGAGGGCAACGCCAGTGGAACCACCCTGTTTGAGGCTCTGGATGCCATCCTTCCTCCTTCTCGTCCCCTCGACAAGCCCCTTCGTCTGCCTCTGCAGGATGTCTACAAAATTGGAG GTATCGGAACAGTCCCCGTCGGCCGTGTGGAGACTGGTGTGCTGAAGCCCGGCATGGTGGTCACCTTCGCTCCCCCCAACCTGACCACTGAGGTCAAGTCTGTGGAGATGCACCACGAGTCTCTGTCCGAGGCTTTGCCAGGCGACAACGTGGGCTTCAACGTGAAGAACGTTTCCGTCAAGGAGATCCGTCGTGGTAATGTCGCTGGTGACAGCAAGAACGACCCGCCCAAGGCTGCTGATAACTTCAACGCTCAG GTCATCGTCCTGAACCACCCTGGTCAGATCAACGCAGGCTACGCCCCCGTGCTGGACTGCCACACAGCTCACATTGCCTGCAAGTTCTCAGAGCTCCTTGAGAAGATCGACCGCCGTTCTGGCAAGACGCTTGAGGAGAACCCCAAGTTTATCAAGTCTGGAGACGCCAGCATTGTCAAAATGATTCCCGCCAAGCCCATGGTGGTGGAGGCCTTCTCTAATTACCCTCCCCTTG GTCGCTTTGCTGTGCGCGACATGAAGCAGACGGTAGCTGTGGGCGTCATCAAGTCTGTGGTGGCCAAGGATACGGGAAGTGGTAAGGTGACCAAGGCTGCACAGAAGGCACAGAAGAAATGA